The Methyloferula stellata AR4 genome includes a window with the following:
- a CDS encoding MFS transporter, with protein MNQTIKVPPAPTPVITGPLTLLLAVACGLIVANIYYIQPLAGWVAEDIGLPASATGLLVTFTQIGYGLGLIFVVPLGDIVTGRRLIVTILSLLTLALLGLAYAFSSALVLAASLLVGITSVVAQVIVPFAGNLAPDEHRGRVVGNVMSGLLFGIMLSRPISSFLSHWFGWRSIFVISAVVMAVLAAVMRQKLPQGKPSSTLSYAGILRSLPGYIVEYPLLRRRALYHAALFGAFSLFWTAVPLLLVRDPFGLDQSGIALFSLAGAAGALVAPLAGRAADRGWTRPLTGAAIVFVGFSFILCLWAAHIQSVLLLAGAAILLDMGVSMNLISSQRAIFALGPETRSRFNGLFMAFFFGGGAIGSALAGLTFAQGGWTLTCWTGVAFGLAALLYYATEFLKRGKDRDASV; from the coding sequence ATGAATCAAACCATCAAAGTTCCGCCTGCGCCCACGCCGGTCATCACCGGGCCGCTGACCCTGTTGCTTGCCGTCGCCTGCGGGCTGATCGTGGCCAATATCTATTACATTCAGCCTTTGGCCGGATGGGTTGCCGAAGACATCGGACTGCCGGCTTCCGCCACAGGCCTGCTCGTGACGTTCACGCAGATCGGCTATGGGCTCGGGCTGATCTTCGTCGTGCCGCTCGGCGATATCGTCACCGGCCGGCGCTTGATCGTGACGATCCTGTCTCTGTTGACCTTGGCGCTTCTCGGGCTTGCCTACGCGTTTTCATCGGCGCTCGTGCTTGCCGCGTCCTTGCTCGTCGGCATCACATCGGTCGTCGCACAAGTGATCGTGCCTTTCGCCGGCAATCTCGCACCCGACGAACATCGTGGCCGCGTCGTCGGCAATGTGATGAGCGGACTTTTGTTCGGCATCATGCTGTCGCGGCCAATATCGAGCTTTCTCTCGCATTGGTTCGGCTGGCGTTCGATCTTCGTCATTTCCGCCGTGGTCATGGCGGTGCTCGCCGCCGTGATGCGGCAGAAACTTCCGCAAGGAAAGCCGTCATCGACGCTGAGCTACGCCGGCATTCTGCGCTCGCTGCCGGGCTATATCGTCGAATATCCGCTGCTGCGCCGCCGCGCGCTTTATCATGCCGCGCTCTTTGGCGCCTTCAGCCTGTTTTGGACGGCGGTGCCTTTGCTGCTCGTCCGCGATCCCTTTGGTCTCGATCAAAGCGGTATCGCGCTCTTCAGTCTTGCGGGTGCCGCCGGCGCGCTCGTCGCGCCGCTCGCCGGACGCGCGGCCGATCGCGGCTGGACGAGACCCCTGACGGGCGCCGCGATCGTCTTTGTCGGCTTTTCCTTCATTCTCTGCCTTTGGGCCGCGCATATTCAATCCGTGCTTTTGCTGGCAGGAGCCGCGATCCTGCTCGACATGGGCGTGTCGATGAATCTGATTTCGAGTCAGCGGGCGATCTTCGCGCTGGGGCCCGAGACGCGCAGCCGCTTCAACGGGCTTTTCATGGCCTTTTTCTTCGGCGGCGGCGCGATCGGCTCCGCCTTGGCGGGGCTCACTTTCGCGCAGGGCGGCTGGACGCTCACCTGCTGGACCGGCGTCGCCTTCGGCCTTGCCGCGCTTCTCTATTACGCGACCGAGTTTTTGAAGCGCGGCAAGGATCGGGACGCATCGGTCTGA
- a CDS encoding PHA/PHB synthase family protein, giving the protein MDQNGINEPPAQDEDGGRKKKKKKKKPSQEKQLRKERKAAKLVKKNNKLFADLKNGTPAVKVEEPRPTPAGAPREPPLTEPAPQKETGKNGTPDFDKLAANVAELLGQSGKIFASYLQPFEASETRQEASNELTNVVRTLGRVAEHWLSDPARTLEAQGALSSNFLGLWAQTLRRFSGQPEPPVVPRDPADKRFAAPQWQNSPFFDFFRQAHAIATTWADDLAARAESLDPHTRDKARFYLRQISGALSPSNFIVTNPELLHETLSSNAENLLRGISLLNEDLEAGKGTLKIRQTDISKFQLGVNMAATPGKVVFRNDLIELIQYAPTTETVCKRPLLIVPPWINKFYILDLNPDKSFVRWAVAQGLTVFMISWINAEARHRDKDWSAYMREGIFAALDAIEQATGERDVNAIGYCVGGTLLCATLAYMAETEDNRIKSATLFTAQTDFSDAGDLKVFVDEEQLASLEASMSDTGYLDGSKMASAFNMLRPNDLIWSYVVNNYLKGQVPGAFDLLAWNSDSTRIPAANHSFYLRGCYLENRLAKGEMEIGGKKLSLGKIRIPIYSLATAEDHIAPATSVFLGAKYFGGDVRYVLAGSGHIAGVINPPAKQKYQYWTGPRPESTLEDWRRKTVEHPGSWWLDWIAWVIAQAPEKVAARKPGGKKLKPLCDAPGDYVKVMA; this is encoded by the coding sequence ATGGACCAGAATGGGATCAACGAGCCTCCGGCGCAGGACGAAGACGGCGGACGCAAGAAAAAGAAAAAGAAGAAGAAGCCCTCGCAAGAGAAGCAGTTGCGCAAGGAGCGCAAAGCGGCCAAGCTCGTCAAGAAGAACAATAAATTATTTGCCGATCTCAAAAATGGCACGCCCGCGGTCAAGGTTGAAGAGCCACGCCCGACGCCTGCCGGCGCGCCTAGGGAGCCGCCTCTGACCGAGCCTGCGCCTCAAAAAGAGACCGGCAAGAACGGCACGCCGGATTTCGACAAGCTTGCCGCCAATGTGGCCGAACTCCTTGGCCAAAGCGGCAAGATTTTCGCCTCTTATCTTCAGCCTTTTGAGGCCTCCGAAACGCGCCAAGAGGCCTCGAACGAACTGACCAACGTGGTGCGAACGCTTGGCCGCGTCGCGGAACATTGGCTGAGCGATCCAGCGCGGACGCTCGAAGCGCAAGGCGCCTTGTCCAGCAATTTCCTCGGTCTCTGGGCCCAAACCTTGCGGCGTTTCTCGGGCCAGCCAGAGCCGCCCGTCGTTCCACGCGATCCGGCCGACAAGCGCTTTGCCGCGCCGCAATGGCAAAACAGTCCATTTTTCGATTTCTTCCGTCAGGCGCATGCGATCGCGACCACCTGGGCAGACGATCTCGCGGCCCGTGCGGAAAGCCTCGATCCGCATACGCGCGACAAGGCACGATTTTATCTGCGGCAGATTTCAGGCGCGCTGTCGCCCTCGAATTTCATCGTGACGAACCCGGAGCTTTTACACGAGACGCTGTCCAGCAATGCGGAAAATCTGCTGCGCGGCATCAGCCTCCTCAACGAGGATCTCGAAGCCGGCAAGGGCACGCTCAAGATTCGCCAAACCGACATTTCGAAGTTTCAGCTCGGGGTCAACATGGCTGCGACGCCCGGCAAGGTCGTCTTCCGCAACGATCTGATCGAACTCATTCAATATGCGCCGACGACAGAGACGGTCTGCAAGAGGCCCTTGCTCATCGTGCCGCCGTGGATCAATAAATTCTATATCCTCGATCTCAATCCCGATAAAAGCTTCGTCCGCTGGGCCGTAGCGCAAGGGCTCACCGTCTTCATGATCTCCTGGATCAATGCGGAGGCGCGCCATCGCGACAAGGACTGGAGCGCCTATATGCGCGAAGGCATTTTCGCTGCGCTCGATGCGATCGAACAGGCGACCGGCGAGCGCGATGTGAATGCGATCGGCTATTGCGTCGGCGGAACTCTGCTCTGCGCGACGCTCGCCTATATGGCCGAGACGGAGGATAATCGCATCAAGAGCGCGACGCTGTTTACCGCGCAGACCGATTTCAGCGATGCCGGCGATCTCAAAGTCTTCGTCGACGAGGAGCAACTGGCCTCGCTCGAAGCCTCGATGAGCGATACGGGCTATCTCGACGGATCGAAGATGGCGTCGGCCTTCAACATGCTGCGGCCGAACGATCTCATCTGGTCCTATGTCGTGAACAATTATCTCAAAGGTCAGGTACCGGGGGCCTTCGATCTTCTTGCCTGGAATTCGGACTCGACCCGCATTCCCGCTGCCAATCATTCCTTCTATCTGCGCGGCTGCTATCTCGAAAACCGGCTTGCGAAAGGCGAAATGGAGATCGGCGGCAAGAAACTGTCGTTGGGCAAGATCAGGATCCCGATCTACAGCCTCGCGACGGCTGAGGATCATATCGCGCCCGCGACCTCGGTCTTTCTCGGCGCCAAATATTTCGGCGGCGACGTCCGCTATGTGCTCGCAGGTTCAGGCCATATCGCCGGCGTGATCAATCCGCCCGCGAAGCAAAAATATCAATATTGGACCGGGCCGCGGCCGGAAAGCACGCTGGAAGACTGGCGTCGAAAGACGGTCGAACATCCGGGAAGCTGGTGGCTCGACTGGATCGCTTGGGTCATCGCGCAGGCGCCGGAAAAGGTCGCGGCCCGCAAGCCTGGCGGCAAGAAATTGAAGCCGCTCTGCGATGCACCCGGCGATTATGTGAAAGTTATGGCGTGA
- a CDS encoding phosphoribosylamine--glycine ligase, which yields MNVLVIGDGARAHALCWKLSESPVLEELYCAPGNIGVGLIAECVPISLKAVHTIASFCEENDIDFIIVSNTQTMSIGIVDMLNRNGFATFGPDMGAVRLETSKAFSREVCQAGNIPMAKFVRVTDQASADAHIDASELPIVVKGDFAVDGSRVAICKTKEEAKAAVAAHFAAGDLEIFLEEFLTGPEVSYCAVTDGHIVLPMTSATDDWDPEGPGLYRGSLSPAPSVTPEIEKQILQKILRPTINAMKNMRRPFKGLLNTRLILTAEGPKVIDYKVRFSDPEWQAIVLRINGDLIPALISSYDEMLERFDPFRWHPGSAAALVMRAEGANATTEKIGIAIDTIEAEDEDIVVYRSNDEKELNVTATGADLADIRKRLYAAASRVLDMVR from the coding sequence ATGAATGTCTTGGTGATTGGCGACGGCGCGCGTGCGCATGCGCTCTGCTGGAAACTCAGCGAGTCGCCCGTCCTCGAAGAGCTTTATTGCGCGCCGGGCAATATCGGTGTCGGGCTCATCGCCGAATGCGTGCCGATCAGCCTCAAGGCCGTGCATACGATCGCCTCCTTCTGCGAAGAAAACGACATTGACTTCATCATTGTCAGCAACACGCAGACCATGTCGATCGGCATTGTCGATATGCTGAACCGCAACGGCTTTGCGACTTTCGGGCCGGATATGGGCGCCGTGCGGCTCGAGACATCCAAGGCTTTCTCGCGGGAGGTCTGCCAAGCCGGCAATATTCCGATGGCGAAGTTCGTCCGCGTCACCGATCAGGCCTCGGCGGATGCACATATAGACGCGAGCGAGCTGCCGATCGTGGTGAAGGGCGACTTCGCCGTCGACGGATCGCGGGTCGCGATCTGCAAGACGAAAGAAGAGGCCAAGGCCGCGGTCGCCGCGCATTTCGCGGCGGGCGATCTCGAAATTTTCCTCGAAGAATTTCTGACCGGCCCTGAAGTCAGCTATTGCGCCGTCACCGACGGTCATATCGTGCTGCCGATGACGTCGGCAACGGACGATTGGGACCCCGAAGGTCCGGGCCTCTATCGCGGCAGCCTGTCGCCAGCGCCGTCCGTGACGCCGGAAATCGAAAAGCAGATCCTGCAAAAGATCCTGCGCCCGACCATCAATGCAATGAAAAACATGCGTCGGCCCTTCAAGGGCCTGCTCAACACGCGGCTGATCCTGACCGCCGAAGGCCCCAAGGTGATCGATTACAAGGTCCGCTTCAGCGATCCGGAATGGCAGGCGATCGTGTTGCGTATCAATGGCGATCTGATCCCGGCGTTGATTTCCTCCTACGACGAGATGCTGGAACGATTCGATCCGTTCCGTTGGCATCCGGGTTCGGCGGCCGCGCTCGTGATGCGCGCGGAAGGCGCCAATGCGACGACGGAAAAGATCGGCATCGCCATCGATACGATCGAAGCGGAAGACGAAGATATCGTCGTCTACCGTTCGAACGATGAAAAGGAACTGAACGTCACCGCGACCGGCGCCGATCTCGCCGACATACGCAAGCGGCTTTACGCGGCAGCCTCGAGGGTTTTGGACATGGTGCGCTAA